The Astyanax mexicanus isolate ESR-SI-001 chromosome 21, AstMex3_surface, whole genome shotgun sequence genome contains the following window.
ttatagcctcgcgctgaattcagctacgcgctgcggaagagagagaaagagagagagagagagagcggcgcggcacattttgcctgatttctcttcattaaatatcagtaaatatgtgaATTATTACCtgtaataccatatattttaccacacttgataggaccttatttattaaaacgtttcttttttctttttttttaaatcgcaatGCTGTGCAcgctttccttgtgactgacgctaaatccttataactgtttgatccagctgttatattatattatgttatattaatatcattttaacgtttttcgtttcttatgttttgaaatttgttagattatatttttgtcaacattttgggtttattttcatttgttatttttctaataataatagaaattacataatgaattttcttttgtattttttttttaaggggcgagtaacaaaaagtaaggcaatagttacttttactggtaattagttacttttatagtggagtaactcagttacttttttggagaaataactagtaactataactaattactttttcaaagtaacgtgcccaacactggttgaaaatgagcaagtttcccgacgcacaacgagcaggcttattctatttgcatgaataacatgaaatgtttaaaattaatacagacatgtagaaaaataaaaagacgacaagctgtaacctagatataaaaaataatatcctaataataatagaataataataaataatacaataatatgccaattaggcatatttgtagcaatagggtattttaattttcatccctgactttaattcatttaagttatatacctgattcaaactttttccgtacaatccctgctaaagttttaggtgaaggagacctaaagaaggtcagtgcatgtgtctggaaaaacaaaaaagtgggcatggcatcgcgatggttaccatccatcgccaTGGTTGGTCATAAATgacgatggacgatgatatcgacCATTGGCACAACCCTACTAGgtgcaaatatttttttgatgatgagtgatataattcaaatgtaaaaaaaaagtaaaaaaaaaaaaatatgaacctTTTTAAATTGACCTGATTATCTTGTCTGGTTACACCCTTTACAACCAGCAGGATCTTTTATTACGAAGAAGAAATGAAGAGACACAGACTTTCATGAGTTTGGTCAATACTGTTTTATTAACAGTAGGCTAATGTACCCTCTAGCTCATAGTCCTGCAGCCTAATGCGATTAGTTCATCCAAGATAAATCCTGAAGCGTATTCAACAGATGTGGTTTACATTCAAATACAACAAATACTGTAGATACAGTACGTCAATTCTGCTGAAAATCACAAGATTCCACTGCAACATGTTCTTTGTCCTCTTGACAGCGGTGATGACGAGTCTAACGCCTACAGACAGTAAAACACAACAGAGCGATGCGGTAACACAGTCGATATTCTGCGACAAATACTTAATAATGTTAGGTATATCACATTATAAGGCTCTATTCTTAAAGTGCATAATATTTAGAGGAGACTTGTGGAAATTTCAGCAACGCTAACGACATTTTTGCAGAAGACGAGAATCAATATAGACGTGGACGACAAGCTGCTATACAGATATCGACAAATAGCAGGCCTACACCGGCGGCCTCCGACAACGTACGGTCAGCATCCAGACATGAACAAGTTCTGTGCTAGACaacttcttttttccttttcgaGTAAAACGGGGGGAGGGGAGAGACGGGCGGCGCACCCCAAGTACACTTTCTTTAGTTTACATACATTGAAGAAAGATTTcgtttaaagaaataaaaagtcaGACTTCTAAATCTCTGCTTCCACTGCAATTAACCAGCATGAACTCAAACCCACGTGAGATGATGAGAATGGGTACCTCCCTATCAGGAAGAGGCGCTTTACACGTGCTGCCCCCTGGCAGTAGGGAGGACGAACTGCATGACCGTGTCTCCTGGAGCTGTGCCAGGTTAGTCAACTAGATGAAATGTCCTCCTCGCCTCCGGGTTCACTGCTTGACGGAGGGAGAGTAGTCTGGGCGCCGGGTCTGTATGATTTTGGGACGGGCGCGCTTCCCCCCCTCGGTTTCCTCTTCCCCGCCCGAACTGTCGTCCTCGCACACGTGCACGATCACGCTGGGAGTCGTCGTGGTTCCAGAGTGTAACTCGTATTtctcacctaaaaaaaaaaaaaaaacaggacaggaAATCAGGTCAGTAACAGGCCTTGttccgtatacaggctacaatgaaggtgctacaaaaaaacctttttttcagCAGTAAAATATTATcaggttatttacattctgagaaCATTTAAACTCCTACTGTCCACTCTCTACTCCACCTAATACATTTAGAATAGTAACAAAATAGATATTActagactagagcttagattgtctgcccgaacccgacctgacccgaggccctgattttccaccacattcctcgggccgggtcgggtcgggctccagaaaatagtctgagatatAGGCATCAGATTttgtattatatttctatttttaattaaagctctggtgtgatattCACAATGTacctaagtaaccaattattattgtttacgAAAACTAACCAAAAAACGAGTTTATTTATAAGCGCTTTTCACTCctggagttgtacagcgggcggtgttgtgccaattctgtccgcgaagcgggagtcggattcagcagggagtcgcaaaagccgcaaaatacgacagaaaacactgagggagctgcagaattatgtatgggactagaatatgagcgcgaggagatcaaagagaaacagcagatacagtgtattagaacctttacctgtgagcagctcatacaccagaacactcaaatctctctctctctctctctctctctttctctctgtctgtctctctctttatgtctctctgtgtctctctctgtgtctctctctgtgtctctctctgtgtctctctctgtgtctctctctgtgtctctctctgtgtctctctctgtgtctctctctctctttctctctctctgtctgtctgtctctctctgtctgtctgtctctctctgtctgtctgtctctctgtctctctctgtgtctctctctgtgtctctctctctctttctctctctctgtctgtctgtctctctctgtctgtctgtctctctctgtctgtctgtctctctgtctctctctgtctgtctctctctctctctgtgagtgtgtctctctctctctgtgagtgtgtctctctctctttgtgagtgtgtctctctctctctctctctcagtgtctctctctgtctctgtctctctctctctgtctctctctctctcgcacgtgaacgcctccgcgtttgacttgcagcactgtgtgtagctgttcttaaaaatcattttaattaaataatagttctatgcttttatgttagtgttaattaacataattctgatcatatttcgctcattcaaacagctcaaaaacagccagtttatggggcgggtcgggtcgggcagaatgtgcaccgatctaacctctaaacTAGACAACTaacttaaaattaaatgtttagaGGACAtgaaattttgtttaatttgtgttCACTAAAATACTTTAGGAAAGAGAATTGTTCATTTGacaagccctatccggacaggattagtttctcagggggacgtgtgtaaaaaaatatttcacacttttactcagtgctaaaactcttgtatctggattgcaattaaaaaaaaggagaatCAGTGAGTCATGACAGGACATTAGTAGCCCCTCCATTTCCattggatctctgtggaaatgtgtgcccaaagtataattacggtgcacggcagtggacaaatagctattttattaaatgcgaggtgatgaaactcagagatgtaaatccggacaggactaaaactACCGGAGGACCATGGATTTCGGTGATaggtaggtaattcagcctgtaattatcTTAGAGAACgtcagagaaaaaaacacacacatggacgTTCCGGACggtaataaaattacagaggacccctcatgaaagagaaaattaccccaggacccccttcTGGATGGGGctacagttgcagatttacttcaatattttttaatatttttttattccagttaGACTTAACGTTTCTTATTAAAAATGAaccctttttatgtaatgttttttatataaatccTCAAGATTAAAGCGTGTAATATCAATATTAGAAAACTGACATAAATGCTGGCAAGGACTGAGTGAACCAATCTCACTGACTTTGTTAATGAACAGTGTAGCTTCTGTGCTACACAGAGTTTTACTCtgtgttagctaacgctagctggcTACTTTAGCATAATTTGGCTAACATTAACTCACAGCTACAGGAGAAAAGCAGCTGAATGCTGCTCttctgaaactcctgtttatgaCTTTAAAAACTCTTAAACAGAGTTTTCTGTAGCTAAATTactaaaaccaaaaaatcaaatgcagccaaacatttaaacaggtgaaaataTGAGTTTGCGAACTACTAAAAGTTAAATTGTGTTCATCTCAAATACGACACTACTGGTATGTGGTCCTGATATTATTAGTGAGGGTGTCGTACTGAATCAGGTGTAAACAGTGGAAATATTACTAATTATGTGAATAGTGTCCATAATGCATGGAAACATCAGGATCATgtagagcagaggtcactaataggtgaacgtaaactactgagaaggatttaattctaatttaaatcttttattttctttatggtttacgtgctttacagcgcagtaaacttacagaccaaacAACGTGCGCTTTAAGATAACCAAACACTCTcctcagatctgtgcagatgcgagagggtggagccacacaggagaagcaggcggtgagaagtgggagaataaagcgagaaaggctaatacagatggtgcgcaccagaaaaagaaattaaaatactacctttataaaacatactaacagtaatgtaacctcgcggtgttactcagaggaattaaagagaaacaaccgagacaagagtccaaaatattccactttactccacctgatcagaacaacTCAGCAGACAAAAAGTCCCCaaaggacaaaaagcattggcaacttcccccatcagttttaccaaaaacataataaatactgctacagtaataatattaaataaaataaaactcctgtttttttaaaaagctgatattttggccaagttcagcaaacatttctccatatattgtacgatttgtcatttatgtaattattattaatgacaggcaggcctaaacctaatataaataaaattaaatagaatataaatatagcattttaaacaaagtaaacatacagattcacattattagactcgataagttaaattattgagggtgttccatttattttatgataggttgataatgtaattattgtaacaggcctatttaaaaatatatatatattgttgaaatatactgaatagtatgtgtaattaattttgtctttcagttgttgatgacattaataaaacactgacagaactactataggcttcttcagtatacagtatataatactggatcataacacaagttaaaaatggcgacggtccggacctcaGCCTGGAGAAATTTTACTCTAAgtggaccgaactgaattctaattaaatacccctgatgtaGGGTAATATCACTATGCTATTGTAAAGTAATTGTATTATAAGTAATGTAAAGTTAACAGTTTAACAGTTAAATAATGGTGTTTGAACCACTGGAATTAAAGTTAGTTCAGAGTACTacactatttttttaatactgttattACAGATGGTTGAACAGACACACTATAGACCTTAACAGTgctaaaaatgttcatttaaaatcAACAAGTTTATATTGCTACATATCGGCTTTATATATCGGCCatcagccaattgtgctctctaaaTAGTGGCATTGGGCATAAAAAAACCCAACAACAATCGGTCGATCACTAGATCAGGGTTGTCATTTCAGCTGAAAaattttagttgccaaatattcagtccatccctaaaataaacagaaatacaatATTTCAGAAACGTAAATCAAATAGCAGAAACTCAATCTTGAAACTTGAAGACCTGCATTCTATAAACCCATTCTATCACACAATACTGATTTTCCATCAAAAAACACTGACGCATCAAGTCAGATTCATCTGGAGAAGACACAGCTGCTCCACATACTACTGATGGcggtgtgttttctttttttttttttttacctgggcCGAGTTTggagacagcacacagcaggtcATAGTTAATAACCGGCGTAGCGTCCTGAGATTGAGCCCAGCCCACTGGAGGAGACGCAGGAGGGGAGATGAGGAACTGCTTCTCTGGCTTTGGAGGCTCTAGACGAGGACTGCCAATGTGCACAGACTGATGGAAGAAAGACGAGGGCAGAGAGtgatagaagaaagaaaaaagatataGAGGAGAGAGGTgggagacaaaaaaaagaaatattaattttgttggtGAGACATTTACGATTCAACACACACACCCCCGAAAAATATTTGCCGAGAAAGTATTGGATTTAATAGAATAAAGGATACTAGAACACCAAGTAAAGCTCTTGAGATGTGGatatggatgagcattgtcctgttaaaatacTGGAATAGCGCACTGAAGTGTCCCTGAAGTGAGCACAGTGCATCCACACCTAGATTTGGTTATTACTTAGTGGTCACTTAGTTGGTCGCTGCCAccgtactgtatttttcacactataaaaaaaacattggatgttcactggatgttcatctacacaaatttctctcctgaaaactgtttatctgggtgagtaaagcacttccattcaTTTAGAGTAAGCTTTTCagttttccagatttccactaaggctgggtgcagcagcattagcattagcattagctgctaaccgcagcaggagtgggatgtaaatgccgcccaacagcgctacactggggAACCCTGAGTTTTAAGCCATTAAGCCATGGAGCTATTAGCTAGCAGtccatcccacatagcttgttttaacatgccaatgctaatgttgcttcagcagtgctagccagggttagcagcaggctattgTCCGATATATTTGCCTCCGAAtgataaaagagctagcgcttagcacagttaaagGCTAATgcaaatactgctccagcagtgctagctggagttagcagcaggctacaggccgataatagttACCACTGAAATGTGAAAGAGCGAGTGCTTAGCAGTTAATGATGATactactccagcagtgcaagAAGGGGTAGGCAGCAGACTGCAGGCTGATAATAATACTATACCtctaaacataaacataataacATAAAAGCTAGCGCTTatcgctgttagcggctaatgctaaaactgctccattctctgtgctggagaactaaattgaaactcctgtataactctgtacttcagtggagtagctttactgctccctaataccGGACttgtacaattcatacataaggtgcatcggattataagttgctctgatgattaaaaaataaataaaggattttaagtgcaccttatagtgcaaaaaatatggtaatcaaATATTACACTTCCAGAATACCTGGTTTTAAAGTTCAActtcacctttggtcttcattacaggcatttCAACAGCCCAAcattatgttaatgaggtcctaaAACCAGTGAAAATCCCTACATTTTCTGACCACACACTCCATTGTGCTATACCAAccggacaatgctcatccacatactgtcGCTGTCTCAGGTCATGACCCGGCTCCTCACCAGATCTATCCCTCgttaacaaaaaaatgtgtggGTGCTCTGGGATGCTCTTTTAACACTCCAACACCCTTtccacaaaatctgcagaaactgtaCGAGAATATTACTGTAGAGCTGCATGGGATgcattatcacaggactccattaagaacctctacagcTTCTTTTGAATAACACTGCAGTTGAAACTTCCATCTGTTTATATTCGATTTTGTTAATTTAATGCATGTTAAAAGACAGTTTATGTCTTTATTATTGGCCTTGCAGTGTCCCACCTACTAACAATTACAAAGTCCAAAACTAAAACTGGATTTAAGGTCTATATTTTAAGGATCTGTGTTATATAATGCAGTTATAGCCAGTACAGCACACAGTGCACTACGCCAGTTTTCCCTTTCCTCTCCTGGCATCCAGTGTGCTGTCGAGAGCCAAGCTTTCACAGCTCATCCCACAACAGTGTAACACCTCAGTATCTTTAGTGAGAAATGAGAAATCATTCACTTTCAAGTGGAAATCAAACCTCTCTCCGTTTTCCTCATGCAGCTTTCCATGGAAAACTGGAGTTATACTTTAACAATGTTATATTTTGTAGTATAAACAATGATTTAAATAAACTGGAACTaaaaacacctggatttagatgTTGTGGTCAAAAATGGAGGAACCACCACAATAGTGTTCAGTTAGTAATTAAGATGGGGTTGTTGCTGTACATTTTGGTTTAATGAACAGTACTAGTCAAaaaagcagcactggactgttgctcagttTCTGCATGTCATTCTGAAATCAAGgtaccagagtctggaggaagactggggagaaggaaatgccaaattgcctgaagtccagtgtcaagtacccacagtcagtgatggtctggggtgccatgtcagctgctggtgttggtccactgtgttttatcaagggcagggtcaatgcagctagctatcaggagattttggagcacttcatgcttccatctgctgaaaagctttatggagacaaagatttcatttttcagcaggacctggcacctgctcacagggccaaaaccactggtaaatggtttactgagcatggtattactgtgctcaattggcctgccaactctcctgacctgaaccccatagagaatccgtgggatattgtgaagagaaagttgagagacgcgagaccaacactctggatgagcttaacgccgctatcgaagcatcctgagCCTctataacacctcagcagtgccacaggctgattggcTCCATACCACGCCgcactgaagcagtcatttctgcaaaaggattcccgaccaagtattgagcgcataactgaacataattaataataatttgaaggttgacttttttgtattaaaaacacttcttttattggtcggatgaaatatgcaaattttttggatttttgttatttctttacttttttttgccaaaatcatccatattaaaacaataaaaggcttgaactacttcagttgtgtgtaatgaatctaaaatatatgaaagtctaatgtttatcagtacattacagaaaataatgaactttttcacaatatgctaattcttttgagaaggacctgtatattATTGGAGGGTGGACAAAATACCGACATAATGCTGAAATACACTGAGTTTTGTGGCACATCATGACATCAAACCAATAAATCACATATTAACCATTTGTATCTTTTGTGagaaatctgtttttttctttactgttgtaattttttgtattttaagtgCCTTTATGAATGAAGAaacaagaaaatgaaaaatgaattagTTTAAAGGTCTTGCAGCTTGTAAAGCTCAACCACAAAGTGGTTGAATAACTGATTTTTCTCAAAAGTGAGACATGACAGCTATACTGACAAGGGGTGCATCATAGTATACTGTATGCAAAAAATGGTGAATAATGTTATTGCAcaaattgtgatattattttatgtctACTAGGGTAAAACTTTTTGCCATTTGTAGCAGATTAATAAAATGTGTGATGTAATACTAATGTAAGGTTACCTGGGCGAAATAGAGGCGCATCTCCTTGCCGTTGAAATCACTCTTGTGGAGCTTCACTCGAGCTTCAGCAGCAGACAGAGCATCAGTGAAGTTAATCCGGACGCGCCGGAAGCTTTTAAAGAACTGGAAAGAAACTCCTGCATCAAACTGCCGAAACAGGGCCTCGAACTGCTcctgaagataaaaaaaacaaccagcaggttagaatattagaatatttgtgtgtgtgaacattCATAAAATATAAACTTGATCAAGATATGATAATCCTTCATTTAAATCACacagtaatagagagagagttacagctGTGGACGGCAACAAAGAAAAGTACCCAGatacaaataatatacaaaatcTATACATTAGGCATCTCATTTAATACATTAACACGTGACTGATcaggaaacatatatatatatatatataaaaaaaaaaaatatatatatatatatatatatatatatatatatatatataaatatatataaatatatatattatgtcatggtctcgagccttgaagtcaaaaagaggatcgacgatccctccctctaagctacgcaaatggcgcagcacactgtagccgacgctcAAAGAGctgccctttctccagagaatgtggacattctcatcttcttaaagaaaacttgaaaatataaaaataactcaataaaCAGCCTTACCtgagcctctgattggctaaacacTGCACCGTCCACAAGTGTGGTCACCAGACAGAAACGATTGCACTTAGTTATCTTTAAGCGCAtgattaaaaagctaaaaaacatCTGATAACTCCAAACAAACGTAAAGGACAGTATATCTCAGGCTGGATCCGTTCCTCCTGACCTTCCTATCTTAGTATAAAGAGATGAAGGAGAAAAAACACTGATATATTTCAGTTCTATATTCAGAGTTTCCACTGTGAACGCTCTCCTCCTCCACAGTGTGTCAACAGCCTGCAGCCGGGAGCAGATACGCACTACTGCACCAGGTCACACACTCATCTGTGTGTCAGCGTCTGCCACTACTTATACTGGAGCTGATACTgccaagccccgccccctttcCCTCCCCCATCACTCCCTCTCTCAGCCTTCTGATACCAGCAGCGCAGCATTATTAACAGAATACagtaacaataaatataaaacacagacTCCTGTctacattttcagattatttaCAAAAGACTAGTTTAGACTATTGTAGTGAACTACAGGCAAGCTGCCaactgcagcttgatttagggcatgtccgTGTGACTTcgctattgtaacgacgggaaaagtgcaaaatgtactaattctcttaaataatcattcgtgtgttttgggtgtaacatgaaataaaccaaccaaAACCAATTTAAAAGCCAGGtccactctgactttggcggattgctattatAATGTTGTAGCGCTTCTGAACCTCTCAGTTGAGGAAGCTGACCCGTGTGTTCGTTCATTCTGTAAAAGGTGCATGAGCAGATAATTTACGgcaacagcaatgctattttatgcagtattctgttttttgttgatgtattATTTTTGACtgcattgctaagatagcaataaacatctgactcattactgttgtcagggttctaatcagtcagtggtgcccCTGTGCttttttccgttgccaagatagcaatacaccagaaattttcCATCTTATTTCCAGAACCCACGCctatcggcgtagatatatttacaagcactgttgctatttaatcgATGAGGGGAAAAGTAAAGACgtttttatttaaacactgtgtttaatctctcactatATATTTCACTCTATTACACattcctacctacagctgaaacaccttgtaggtCAAATAAAGGATGCTGCTAGTGGACTA
Protein-coding sequences here:
- the rcan1b gene encoding calcipressin-1 isoform X1, which gives rise to MQEPENGEGGAAAAEVQVSEQPNALIACKVPEEVFTARPLKEQFEALFRQFDAGVSFQFFKSFRRVRINFTDALSAAEARVKLHKSDFNGKEMRLYFAQSVHIGSPRLEPPKPEKQFLISPPASPPVGWAQSQDATPVINYDLLCAVSKLGPGEKYELHSGTTTTPSVIVHVCEDDSSGGEEETEGGKRARPKIIQTRRPDYSPSVKQ
- the rcan1b gene encoding calcipressin-1 isoform X2 → MFFSFLIMRLKITKCNRFCLVTTLVDGAVFSQSEAQEQFEALFRQFDAGVSFQFFKSFRRVRINFTDALSAAEARVKLHKSDFNGKEMRLYFAQSVHIGSPRLEPPKPEKQFLISPPASPPVGWAQSQDATPVINYDLLCAVSKLGPGEKYELHSGTTTTPSVIVHVCEDDSSGGEEETEGGKRARPKIIQTRRPDYSPSVKQ